The Hypomesus transpacificus isolate Combined female chromosome 3, fHypTra1, whole genome shotgun sequence genome has a window encoding:
- the lrfn5a gene encoding leucine-rich repeat and fibronectin type-III domain-containing protein 5, translating into MEKLLLCLLVMGMAVKAQICPKRCVCQILSPNLATLCAKKGLLFVPPNIDRHTVELRLADNFITSVKRKDFGNMTRLVDLTLSRNTISFITPHAFADLENLRALHLNSNRLTRITNDTFSGMSKLHHLILNNNQLTLIHMGAFNDLLALEELDLSYNNLESVPWEAIQRMTSLHTLSLDHNMIDFIPEGTFSLLQKLNRLDVTSNKLQKLPPDPLFQRAQVLATSGIMSPTAFALSFGGNPLHCNCELLWLRRLSREDDLETCASPQHLSGRYFWSIHEEEFTCEPPLITRHSQEMRVLEGQRVALRCKARGDPEPTIHWISPDRKMVSNSSRTLVYANGTLDILISTVKDTGSFTCISSNPAGEAHQTVQLLIIKLPHISNSTNNIQEPDPGSSDISTSTRAGANSSNVTGDSKASQDRRVVIAEATSSTALIKFNFQRNIPGIRMFQIQYNGSLDDSLVYRMIPPTSKNFLVNNLAAGTMYDLCVLAIYDDGITSLTATRVVGCVSFTTESEYLRCHFMQSQFLGGTMIIIIGGIIVASVLVFIIILMIRYKVCNPGDSGKGAMVTTSVLSQTNGAQPQGCTVTPSVSKQGLGGSDGGEGAGYKGAGGGGGAKGNPDTLTHSSETSIADCSTATSLVSPSWTSPVSGSAPGSSGTLKPKRKPAPKPAPSGVATPTAAPTSSSTLGQKKEPVPLPPTENQNTNRNNSTSLQQPASPPPPSSSSRIKDTPILRRAGHSRAAAKYQTLPAEGVGAKRRYSLNEDLAKHHCYIGAQKLGKMWSKRSMSMSGMLLQQGSADTDAGKGNFCSSEWILESTV; encoded by the exons ATGGAAAAGCTGTTGCTGTGTCTGTTGGTCATGGGAATGGCAGTGAAGGCCCAAATCTGTCCCAAGCGCTGTGTCTGTCAGATCCTCTCTCCCAACCTGGCGACGCTGTGCGCCAAGAAAGGCCTCCTCTTCGTCCCGCCCAACATCGACCGCCACACCGTGGAGCTGCGTCTGGCCGACAACTTCATCACCAGCGTCAAACGGAAAGACTTTGGCAACATGACGCGTCTGGTGGACCTGACGCTGTCGAGGAACACCATCAGCTTCATCACCCCCCACGCCTTCGCCGACCTGGAGAACCTGAGGGCCCTGCACCTCAACAGCAACAGGCTCACCCGCATCACCAACGACACCTTCAGCGGCATGTCCAAACTGCACCACCTCATCCTCAACAACAACCAGCTCACCCTCATCCACATGGGAGCCTTCAACGACCTTTTGGCCCTGGAGGAGTTGGACCTGTCCTACAACAACCTGGAGAGCGTTCCCTGGGAGGCCATCCAGAGGATGACCAGCCTGCACACGCTCAGTCTGGACCACAACATGATTGACTTCATCCCTGAGGGGACCTTCTCCCTGCTTCAGAAGCTCAACAGGCTGGACGTGACCTCCAACAAGCTGCAGAAGCTGCCGCCCGATCCGCTGTTCCAGAGAGCGCAG GTCCTGGCCACCTCTGGCATCATGAGCCCCACAGCTTTCGCCCTGAGCTTCGGGGGGAACCCCCTCCACTGTAACTGTGAGCTGCTGTGGCTGCGAAGGCTGAGCCGCGAGGACGACCTGGAGACGTGCGCCTCGCCCCAGCACCTCTCCGGACGCTACTTCTGGTCCATCCACGAGGAGGAGTTCACCTGCGAGCCGCCCCTCATCACGCGTCACTCCCAGGAGATGCGCGTGCTGGAGGGCCAGAGGGTGGCGCTACGCTGCAAGGCCAGGGGAGACCCGGAGCCCACCATCCACTGGATCTCCCCGGACAGGAAGATGGTGTCCAACTCGTCCAGAACGCTGGTGTACGCCAACGGAACCTTGGACATCCTCATCAGCACCGTCAAGGACACCGGCTCCTTCACCTGCATCTCCTCCAACCCTGCAGGCGAAGCCCACCAGACGGTTCAGCTGCTCATCATCAAGCTGCCCCACATCTCCAACAGCACCAACAACATCCAGGAGCCCGACCCGGGATCCTCGGACATCTCTACCTCCACGCGGGCCGGCGCCAACAGCAGCAACGTGACGGGTGACAGCAAGGCCAGCCAGGACCGGAGGGTGGTGATCGCAGAGGCCACCTCCTCCACGGCGCTCATCAAGTTCAACTTCCAGAGGAACATTCCTGGGATTCGCATGTTCCAGATCCAGTACAACGGCAGCTTGGACGACTCTCTGGTCTACAG gatGATACCTCCCACCAGTAAGAACTTCCTGGTCAACAACCTGGCGGCGGGCACCATGTACGACCTGTGCGTCCTGGCCATCTACGACGACGGCATCACCTCGCTGACGGCCACGCGCGTCGTCGGCTGCGTGTCCTTCACCACCGAGTCCGAGTACCTGCGCTGCCACTTCATGCAATCCCAGTTCCTGGGCGGGACCATGATCATCATCATCGGCGGCATCATCGTGGCGTCGGTCCtcgtcttcatcatcatcctcatgatCCGCTACAAGGTTTGTAACCCTGGCGACTCCGGCAAGGGCGCCATGGTTACCACCAGCGTCCTCTCCCAGACGAACGGGGCTCAGCCCCAGGGCTGCACGGTCACCCCCTCCGTCTCCAAGCAGGGTCTGGGGGGGTccgatgggggggagggagcggggtacaagggagcaggtggaggaggaggagcgaagGGGAACCCGGACACGCTCACGCACTCCTCGGAAACGTCCATCGCTGACTGTTCCACCGCCACCTCCCTGGTGAGCCCGTCCTGGACCAGTCCTGTCTCTGGCTCCGCCCCGGGCTCATCCGGGACCCTCAAGCCAAAGCGCAAGCCTGCGCCAAAGCCCGCCCCCTCCGGGGTTGCCACGCCAACTGctgcccccacctcctcctccaccctaggGCAAAAAAAGGAAcccgtccccctgccccccactgAAAACCAGAACACCAATCGGAATAACTCCACCTCTCTGCAGCAGcccgcctccccgccccccccctcctcctcctcgcgcATCAAGGACACGCCCATCCTGAGACGCGCTGGCCATTCCCGGGCCGCCGCCAAGTACCAGACCCTGCCGGCAGAAGGCGTGGGGGCCAAGCGCAGGTACTCCCTGAACGAAGACCTGGCCAAGCACCACTGTTACATAGGAGCCCAGAAGCTGGGCAAGATGTGGTCCAAGAGGAGCATGTCTATGAGTGGCATGCTGCTGCAACAGGGGAGCGCCGACACGGACGCTGGCAAGGGCAACTTCTGCAGCTCAGAGTGGATTCTAGAAAGCACTGTGTGA